DNA sequence from the Kazachstania africana CBS 2517 chromosome 4, complete genome genome:
GGAATTCATCACTAGCAAGTCTGACGGGAGAATTCCATGGTTAGCCGGTATCAAGAGATAGCATCTTACTAGTTCCTGCCTCCTAGTAAGATAATGCATGGTGAAATGCCCCTGATTATCGGTGCTCTTGTAACCGTACCCAGGCGTATCGACAAGGCGAAACTTATCTCCAATATTGTAGAAATTTAGCGCCTCAGTAAAACCTGGCTTATTCGACATTCTTGCTGCGACATTTAgatcatttttcttgaagcTGGTTATCAAACTATTCAATAAAGTTGATTTACCAGCATTTGATCGACCAAGGAAAGCTATTTCAGGCAGAACCTTACCTTTGGAAGAGGAAATTGCAGACGTCAAAAATGCCTCATCACTTAAATGACTTTCACTCCATTCATAAGTAACTGCAGCACTATTAAAAAAGTGATTGACAtgattaattttctttttagtGGGTTGTCCATACTCCAAGTT
Encoded proteins:
- the MRX8 gene encoding translation initiation/elongation factor MRX8 (similar to Saccharomyces cerevisiae YDR336W; ancestral locus Anc_5.387), translating into MRHRTSNHIHSLVSVKVSSLKVKNIIENCAEKIAKPTAIPSVKRSKKLSKNENVRSLGLDSVEFWSSLNVSSNLEYGQPTKKKINHVNHFFNSAAVTYEWSESHLSDEAFLTSAISSSKGKVLPEIAFLGRSNAGKSTLLNSLITSFKKNDLNVAARMSNKPGFTEALNFYNIGDKFRLVDTPGYGYKSTDNQGHFTMHYLTRRQELVRCYLLIPANHGILPSDLLVMNSLMDIGRPFEIVFTKIDKVKDLNKFREVLDESKIKELATLPRLIFTNSLLSRRCPKRVGVDHLRYSIFESCKLT